GAACAGGAACTGCTCGTCGAAGAGTTCGGCAACCCGGCAAAATTGCAGCATGTCGAAGTAAAAACTCTGTAGCGCACTGTCCAGCCCCTGCGGGTGATCGTTCAGATAATCGCCGATGCTGGCGCTGCACGATGACAACGCCTGGAGCAGTTTTTCCGGAGGTTTGTCATAAGCCTGATAGGTGCCCTGTTGCTGATTGTGCAGGGCGTTCCATTCGCGATTGACCCGCTGCAAGGGCTTTTTCAACGCCTCGGGAGCGGTTTTTCGTACGCCGTTGAGGGACGATTGATCGAGGCTGGCGCTGTACATCTGACGACCGCGTTCCACCAGGTTGTGGGCTTCGTCGACCAGCGCCGCGACTTTCCAGTTGTTGAGCTGCGCCAGGCCGAACAACAGCGCACTGAAATCGAAGTAATAGTTGTAGTCGGCGACCACCACGTCGGCCCAGCGGGCCATTTCCTGGCTGAGGTAATACGGACAAACCTCGTGTTCCAGAGCGATTTGACGCAATGCACATTGATTCAACAATCTGACTTCGCTGGCAGCCTGACGCGCCGCCGGCAAGCGATCATAGAAACCCTGGGCCAGTGGGCAGGATTCGCCGTGGCACGCCTTGTCCGGGTGCTCGCAGGCTTTGTCCCGGGCGATCATCTCCAGAACCCGCAACGGCGGCGCATCGGCGCTGTCGAGAATCACCTGCGCAGCGTCCAGTGCCAGTTTGCGTCCCGGGGTTTTCGCAGTGAGGAAAAACACCTTGTCCAGTTGCTGTGGTGTCAACGCCTTGAGCATCGGAAATAACGTACCGACGGTCTTGCCGATACCCGTCGGCGCCTGGGCCATCAAACAGCGACCGGTACTGACGGCCTTGAACACCGACTCGGCCAGATGACGCTGCCCCGGTCGAAAACCGGCATGGGGAAACGCCAATTGCTCAGCGGCCCGATTGCGTCTCTCGCGGTGAACCATTTCCTGCTCGGCCCAGTGCAGGAACCGGGCGCAATGCTCCTCGAAGAACGATTTCAGTTCCGTTGCGCTGAAGCGCTCGACCAGACAAGTTTCCTTTTCACTGACGATGTCGAAGTACACCAGCGCCAGGCTGATCTGCTCAAGCTTGAGTTTCTGGCACATCAACCAACCGTAGACCTTCGCCTGCGCCCAGTGCAGATGGCGGTGATTGGCCGGTTGCTTACTCAAGTCGCCGCGGTAGGTTTTGACTTCTTCCAGGCAGTTTTGCCCGGGATCATAGCCATCCGCCCTGCCCTTTACTGCCAGGGTTCGATATTGGCCTTCAAGGGCGACTTCACTCTGATACCCGTCACTACGCCGTGAAGCTACCGTGCGATGGCCCAAAATTCCCTCCAGTGCGGTGGGGGACGGCGTAAAACGCAGGTCGAGGTCACCGACCTTGGCAGTGAATTCACACAACGCCCGTACGGCAATGCTGTAGCTCAAGCGCTCTGCTCCGCCCATTGCACGTAGCAAACGGCAATCGGCATGCGGTGCTCGTGGCAGAACTCCAGCCAGCGCAACTGGTTGTCCTGCAAGCGATCCCCCGGGCCCTTGACTTCGATCATGCGGTAGGTCTTTTGCTGCGGCCAGAACTGGATCAGGTCCGGCATACCGGCGCGATTGGCCTTGATGTCCAGCAGCAAGCGGTTGAACCAGTGGTTGAGGTGCGCGGCCGGCAAACAATCGAGGGCTTGTTCCAGCAGCTCTTCGCTGAGCATTCCCCAGAATACGAAGGGCGATTGAACACCCCACTTTTGTACATAACGCTCACGGATGGTCTGGCGGTAGCGTCCGTCGTCAAGTTCCGCGAGGCACGCCTGGAACAAATCGGCCCGGCGGCTATGGAAATCCTCATTCAGTAGATCCACCGGGCCGCGCTGGAACGGGTGAAAAAACGCCCCCGGCAGCGGCGCGAAAATCGCCGGCCAGCACAGCAGACCGAACAGCGAGTTGATCAGGCCGTTTTCGACGTAGTGCACCGGCGCCGATTCTTCCGACAAGTGCGACTGAACGTAATACTCCACCGACATCAGCGGGTCGGTCCTGGGCAGTTGCAGGTCCAGGCGCAGCATTGCTTGCGGGGAACGACGTTTCATCGGCGGCCCACCCAATTTACGGCGCAACCTCGGCAACATCCTGAGCAACAGCTGTTGCTCGGTGGCGCTTTCTGGGGCTTGCTCCGCTCGCGCCGCCAGCTCCAGCGCCAACTCATATTCGCCACAACGCTCCAGCACGCGGATCAGCCGCAAGCGGGCACCGGGATATGTGCATGTTCGGTACAGAGCCAACGCGGTGGAAAAATCCGCCATGCGTTCGCAATGCTGGGCCATCTGGAACAGCAGTTTGTCTCGACGCCGTTGTAGCCAGGGATTGCTCAATGTCAGCCCGTTGACCTGCTCAACAATGCCCGCCAGCGCCTCACCGGCTTCGAACTGTTGCTGGCACGCGTGGAGGAACATGCAGGCTTCGACGTCCTCGCGGCTGCGCAAGCCCCGGGAATCGGCGCAGAACTCGACCTTTTCGTAGGTAAAAATGCCCAGGTCAGCCAGCACGAACTCGGACCAGTCCTGGTAAAGATTGCCGAAAAACATCAAGCGCAGGCGATCGCACAGGCCCATGATGGTCAGGCTGAACAAACGGTCATCCAGCGCCGGGCACCAGTCTCTGAAGACTTTTGCTTCAGGGAATTGCTCGCTCAGTGCAGGCAGCCAATCTATTTTTTTTCCCTTGGGATGATCGATGGCACTGCCCAGACATTGAAGAATCTCAGCCTTGAGCAACACTTCGAACAGCGCCTCGATCGACAGTGGCAACTGCTCATCAATCCACCCCAACGTCAGCAATGGCTCGGCAGCACTGGCGATATCACCGATCTCGGCGTAGTGAAGTTTGCTGAGTCTGAAGTGAATTCCTTTGCGCATGACTATCCTGACCAATAGCGCCCGGGATTCACGCGACAACCGATTGCACTCAGCAATGAATTGTTGCTCCTCGACGCTCAACACATCGGCATAGCGATGCTCAAGCCAATCAAGCACTTGCATGAAGTTGTTGAGGTAATAGAACGGATCGTCGAGGGGATTTGCAGTCACAGGAAAAAGGGGCCATGGCGAAGGAGTACTGGTTATGCGTACAGATACCAGTATCGACCTGCCCGGTGCAAACGGAAAAAGATAAGCGGCGGCACTGTCGGGGAAATTTTCTGACGCGTCGAACTTTATGCCGATCCATTACACCAATCGCGATAGAGATGCGGGCGTTTAAAAAATTCGCACCATTTATTTACCAACAAGAGAGGTGGCTATGAACATCAAGACTCTGGGTCTGCCCCTGGCAGTAGCGGCGTTTCTGGCTCTGGCCGGTTGCGCGACGCCAACGGTCGTCACCCTGCAGAATGGCACCCAGTATCTGACCAAGGACATGCCGCAAACCAAGACCAAGGATGGCTTCTACGAATTCGAAGATATTTCCGGTGCGATGGTCAAGGTCAGGGCTGACGAAGTGGCCACGATTCGCCAGGAAGACTGAGGTCCGGGCCAAATGAAACTGGTCGCGCCCCTTCTGGCCTCCCTCCTCGCCGCCTTTGCGTGTGCGATTACGAGTACCTGTGCCAGCGCTGGAACATTCCCGACCATCCCCAATACCAGCTTCGACTGCGCTCGGGCTTCGGCATCCATCGAAAAACTCATCTGTCGCGATCCGCAACTCAAGCGAATGGAAATTGAGCTGACGCGTCTTTATCGCCTGGTGCTCACCGATGAGCGTTCGGTACCGCCACCGGATAAAGTCGAGGTTGAACAACGCTTCTGGGTTCTTGAACGTAACGCGTGTGCCGCCGAAGCGGAGCCCAAAGCGTGTACGGTCCGCAGCTATGCCGAGCGGGCGTTCCAGTTGCGCCAGGGTTCGGCCATTGCCCGGACAAAAGACCCCAGCCGACTCAGCGAAGGCCCCGTAGCCTTTCGCTGCGCGGGGTTGAACGCATTGGTGGCTGCCACTTACTTCACGGTTGAGCCCGGCGTCGTATACCTGAAATGGGCCAACGCCTCGGCGACCCTGAGTCAGGTGCCGAGTGAGTATGCGCCGCTCTACAAGGGCAAGGATTCCAAGGGCAGCTACAGCTTTTCGCAGAACGGCGACGAGGTGTTTTTGCAAATACCCGGGTCAGGGCAAATGCGCTGTACGGCCGAGCCGATCGGCTGAATCCCTGTCACCGGCCCGGCGCGCATCACCTTCAACTGCCGGTGCGAATCTTGTTCCATACCCGTGTACGAATCCGGTCGATGTTCAATGGCATCGCTTCCAGGGCGAACAATTTCCCCATCATTTCCGGGCTCGGATAGACCTTGGTGTCGTTCTTGATGGCCGGATCGACGAGGCTGTCTGCCTGTTCGTTGCCATTGGCGTAATGCACATAGTTAGTGATGCTGGCCATGACGTCCGGACGCAGCAGGTAGTTCATGAAGGGGTAGCCGGCCTTTTCGTCCGGGGCATCGACGGGCATGGCCACCATGTCGAACCAGATAGCCGCGCCTTCCTTGGGAATCGCGTAGCCGATGTCGATGCCATTCTTGGCTTCCTTGGCACGGCTCTCGGCTTGCAGGATGTCGCCGGAGAACCCGACCGCCACGCAAATATCGCCGTTGGCCAGGTCGCTGGTGTACTTGGACGAGTGGAAATAGCTGATGTAAGGCCGTACTTTCATCAGCAACGCTTCGGCTTTCTTGTAGTCTTCCGGGTTTTTACTGTGATGCGGCAGGCCCAGGTAATTAAGCGCGGCCGGCAGCAGTTCCGGGCCGTTATCGAGGATGGCCACGCCGCATTTCTGCAACTTTTCCATGTTTTCTGGCTTGAAGATCAGGTCCCAGGAATCCACCGGCGCGTTGTCGCCCAACACCGCTTTCACCTTGGCAATGTTGTAGCCGATACCGGTGCTGCCCCACAGGTACGGGAAGCCGTGTTCGTTACCCGGATCGTTGGTTTGCAAGGCTTTGAGCAGCACCGGGTTGAGGTTTTTCCAGTTCGGCAATTGGCTCTTGTCGAGTGTCTTCAGCGCCTTGCCTTCGATCTGGCGTGCCATGAAGTGGTTGGACGGGAACACCACGTCGTAGCCGGATTTGCCGGTCATCAACTTGCCGTCGAGGGTTTCGTTGCTGTCGTAGACGTCGTAAGTGAAGGCGATGCCGGTTTCTTTCTGGAAGTTTTTCGTGGTGTCCGGCGCGATGTAGTCCGACCAGTTGTAGATCTTGACGGTGTCCGCCGCCTGACTGATTGAAGCGACCAGCAATAGCGGCGCGAGGGTCAGTGTCTTT
The Pseudomonas sp. MYb327 DNA segment above includes these coding regions:
- a CDS encoding ATP-dependent DNA helicase, with amino-acid sequence MSYSIAVRALCEFTAKVGDLDLRFTPSPTALEGILGHRTVASRRSDGYQSEVALEGQYRTLAVKGRADGYDPGQNCLEEVKTYRGDLSKQPANHRHLHWAQAKVYGWLMCQKLKLEQISLALVYFDIVSEKETCLVERFSATELKSFFEEHCARFLHWAEQEMVHRERRNRAAEQLAFPHAGFRPGQRHLAESVFKAVSTGRCLMAQAPTGIGKTVGTLFPMLKALTPQQLDKVFFLTAKTPGRKLALDAAQVILDSADAPPLRVLEMIARDKACEHPDKACHGESCPLAQGFYDRLPAARQAASEVRLLNQCALRQIALEHEVCPYYLSQEMARWADVVVADYNYYFDFSALLFGLAQLNNWKVAALVDEAHNLVERGRQMYSASLDQSSLNGVRKTAPEALKKPLQRVNREWNALHNQQQGTYQAYDKPPEKLLQALSSCSASIGDYLNDHPQGLDSALQSFYFDMLQFCRVAELFDEQFLFDISKRDLDRKKSLSQLCLRNVVPAGFIGPRLTAARSTVLFSATLSPRHYYADLLGTPANTVCIDVESPFHADQLQVHIVNQISTRFVHRQASLEPIVELIAEQFTQRPGNYLAFFSSFDYMQQVAQLLAERYPQINLWSQSRGMAEEQRQLFLDQFTAESQGVGFAVLGGAFGEGIDLPGARLIGAFIATLGLAQLNPVNEQLKRRMAAIFGAGYDYTYLYPGVQKVVQAAGRVIRTQQDQGVVMLIDDRFGESKVKQLLPRWWSIAPKIIHSDW
- a CDS encoding VRR-NUC domain-containing protein, yielding MTANPLDDPFYYLNNFMQVLDWLEHRYADVLSVEEQQFIAECNRLSRESRALLVRIVMRKGIHFRLSKLHYAEIGDIASAAEPLLTLGWIDEQLPLSIEALFEVLLKAEILQCLGSAIDHPKGKKIDWLPALSEQFPEAKVFRDWCPALDDRLFSLTIMGLCDRLRLMFFGNLYQDWSEFVLADLGIFTYEKVEFCADSRGLRSREDVEACMFLHACQQQFEAGEALAGIVEQVNGLTLSNPWLQRRRDKLLFQMAQHCERMADFSTALALYRTCTYPGARLRLIRVLERCGEYELALELAARAEQAPESATEQQLLLRMLPRLRRKLGGPPMKRRSPQAMLRLDLQLPRTDPLMSVEYYVQSHLSEESAPVHYVENGLINSLFGLLCWPAIFAPLPGAFFHPFQRGPVDLLNEDFHSRRADLFQACLAELDDGRYRQTIRERYVQKWGVQSPFVFWGMLSEELLEQALDCLPAAHLNHWFNRLLLDIKANRAGMPDLIQFWPQQKTYRMIEVKGPGDRLQDNQLRWLEFCHEHRMPIAVCYVQWAEQSA
- a CDS encoding YgdI/YgdR family lipoprotein, which produces MNIKTLGLPLAVAAFLALAGCATPTVVTLQNGTQYLTKDMPQTKTKDGFYEFEDISGAMVKVRADEVATIRQED
- a CDS encoding polyamine ABC transporter substrate-binding protein translates to MLRKTLTLAPLLLVASISQAADTVKIYNWSDYIAPDTTKNFQKETGIAFTYDVYDSNETLDGKLMTGKSGYDVVFPSNHFMARQIEGKALKTLDKSQLPNWKNLNPVLLKALQTNDPGNEHGFPYLWGSTGIGYNIAKVKAVLGDNAPVDSWDLIFKPENMEKLQKCGVAILDNGPELLPAALNYLGLPHHSKNPEDYKKAEALLMKVRPYISYFHSSKYTSDLANGDICVAVGFSGDILQAESRAKEAKNGIDIGYAIPKEGAAIWFDMVAMPVDAPDEKAGYPFMNYLLRPDVMASITNYVHYANGNEQADSLVDPAIKNDTKVYPSPEMMGKLFALEAMPLNIDRIRTRVWNKIRTGS